GCGGCCATACGCTGTGCCTGTTTACCATAAAACCAGTAAGTAATCAGAAATAATGGAATCGCTAACATTAACCACATCATGCCAGAGACCATGAGAAATTGTGGGCTTTGCATATAGAGCAGAAAATTATTCCATACTTCAGCATCATGACGTGCAAAAATCATCACCCCAATGAAAATGCCAATTAAATTATATATCCAAAAAATCAGGCTAAAACCAATAGAGAACTTTTTCTGCTCGATTTTACTGGGTGCACGTTTTTGTTGCTTTAAAAAAAGTTGTAAAACAATCACCATAGAAATTAGATAAGGTAATGCAGTGAGAATCCCAGCAATTTGACTCGGTAGTAAAGCAACCAAAATACCAACCACCATTGTCAACACCAAACAAATTACAAAAAACCATAAAAAATATTTACTTAGCGATGCCATAGCAGTATTTCCACAACTTAAAAATACATTATAGGAAAATTTTTTAATTTTTTTTAATTTTCTTGTCAACCAAATCAAAAAGACTGTCGTTATATAAGTATAAGGTTGCAGCAACCGCGAACAATTTGCACTGGCATCCGCAGATTTGACTCGGTAACCTTCTATCCCATGAGACCTATAAACTCATGCTTCTACAATTTGATTTGGAACAGCAGCCTAAATCAAATTGAGCGAAGTATCTTAACCGACGATTTATTCATCACTCGAATCGTCGGTTTATTTTTGTCTATAGATTCTGTTTTTTGATGCTCAATCATTTTCTCATCGAATCACTCA
The DNA window shown above is from Acinetobacter piscicola and carries:
- a CDS encoding ABZJ_00895 family protein yields the protein MASLSKYFLWFFVICLVLTMVVGILVALLPSQIAGILTALPYLISMVIVLQLFLKQQKRAPSKIEQKKFSIGFSLIFWIYNLIGIFIGVMIFARHDAEVWNNFLLYMQSPQFLMVSGMMWLMLAIPLFLITYWFYGKQAQRMAAKMFS